Within Amycolatopsis sp. cg5, the genomic segment GGATCGCTGCGGCGACGCAGGCCGTGAGCTGGTGGCGCTCGCGTCGAGTACGGTCGGCTGCCGCGTCGACGACATCCCCATGCTCGCCGCCGCGACCGGACGCGCGCCGCTCGCGTACGGTCGCGCGGCGGACCGGCTGGTGCTCGCCGGTGTGCTCGAAAGCGAGAGCACGGGACGGCTGCGGAGCCGATGCCGCGCACTGGCCGCGGACCCCGGTGATCTGCATCGGCTGATCGCCGAGTCGCTGCTCTCCGCCGGGCGGCACGGGCCGGTGACAGCGGGTCACATCGCGGCGGCAGGCCGGACCATGCCTCCGCGCCCCGAACTGCTGGAAGTCTTGCAGGACAAGCAAAGCAAGCCGTTCGCCGCGGTCGCGCACGCCTACGCGGCGTGGTGGCACAGCAGGGACCGCGACCTGCAGGCCGAGTTGATCCGGCTGCTCATCCGTGCCGGTGACTACCCGAGGCTGGCTCAGGTGGTCGAAGAATCGCTTGATCAAGCAGACGAGAAGCTGGCCGTGGCCGCGGCGCTCGTGTCCATCCACAGTGGACAACCGATGTCCGTCGGCGTTGAGAAGGCCATCGAGGGCACGCCTCAATTGGCCTTTTGTCGCCGCTGGTTCGCGGGTGAGGAGATCCGGCTCGACGAGGTCGTCGCGTGTTTCGCGCCGGACGCCGTACTCGCGGACCGCGACCTCGAAGCGTTCTGCGCCAGCCGTGAGCTGGGCACGGTGTTCTCCGCGCTGCTCGGCCCCGACTACCGCGTGCCGGACTCGGGCCCGCTGGCCGCATATCACCGGGTCTGCCGTGAATACGCGGGCACCGACTGGTCGTCGGCGATGAGCGCGGCGCGCGAACTCGAGCTCGACCCGCACGCCGACGCCGGTGCCAAGCGGTACTCACGGATGCTCGCGTCCGAGATGGCCGACTGGCGTGGCGAAGAACGGCAAGCCGAGTCGTGGCGCGTGTCTGGTGCGTACCCGGCGTTGCGTGACCTGCCGACCCGCTTGAACGAGGTCGTGGCGTGCTTGTCCGACGGCGACGTGGCCACGTTGACCGAGGCGTACGAGACCGCGCGCGCGATCGGCGCGGCGCGGCTGATCGCGGAGACCAAGCGCGCGCTGACGCGGTTCGGCGCCGCGCCGCCGGTCACCAGGGCACGCACCGACGAGCTTTCCGAGCTGCAGCACCGGATCATCGAGCTGATCCGGCTCGGCCGCACCAACCGGCAGATCGCGGTCGCGGTGCGGATCAGCGAGAAGACCGTGGAGAAACACCTCACCAGGCTGTTCGCCAAGGCGGGCTGCCGCACCAGGCACGGACTGGCCACGTCCGGGCTGGGCGGGCGGCTGGAGCCGGTCAGCGCGTGAAACGACAGGAGCGCCGCACGTGAGTCAGAACGTCATCATGGTGACCCAGACCCCCGGCCAAGGGCACCGCAGCGTCGGCGAGGCGCTCGCCGTGGCGTCCGACGGCGCGGTCATCGTGGTCGGGCCGGGGCGGTACACCGAGAACCTGGTGCTCACCAAGGCGGTCACCATCACCGCCGAGGACGGCCCCGGCACCGTGCAGCTGGTCGCCGACACCGGGGTGACCGTCGCGCTGGCGAGCGGTTCGGCCGCGCTGTCCGGGCTCACCGTGGTCGCGTCCGATTCGGACAGTCCGGCCGTGCTGGTCGTCGGCGGGCAGCTCGGGATCACCGAATGCGTGGTGCGGGCGTCGAGCTGGGCGACGGTGTTCGCGAGGGACGCGGGAACCGTGCTGATGCGTGACTGCGAGATCCGCAATGCCGTCGGCGCGGGCGTAGTGGTGACCGCGACCGAAGGCGGCGTGCTCGACGCCTGCCGCCTGGAAGAACTGGGTACGTCGGCCGTCGTGGTCGCCGACGACGGTGCCTTGCTGATGCGTGCCTGCTCAGTGCGCGGCGCGGCGGGAAATGGGATTTGCCTTAACGGGCGCGGGAAACTGACCGTCGAGGACACGAACGTCAGCGGTGCCGGGAAGCCCGCGGTGGCCGTCGAACAGCAGGCTTCGCTGAGCGCGACGCGGCTCGCGGTGACGAAGACTTCGGCGATCGGCTTCTACTTGGCATCGTCAGGAACCGTTGTACTGCAGGAATGTCAGGTGCAGACGGCGGCTGCGGAAGGTATTTTCGTCGCCGAATCGTGCGCGCCGCAGCTGACCGGGTGCCAGGTTCGTGGCACGCGTGGGCGTGGACTGCATTTCGCCGGGCGCGCGGGCGGCAGTGTCACCGGCTGCGATGTGTCCGAAGTGGACGGTATCGGCATCGGTGTGACCGAGCGCAGTGTCACCGAGTTCGACCGGACCACGGTCGCCGGCTGCACCGGCGCGGGTGTGCGGGTGGACACCGCGTCCGATCCGTTCTTCCGGCGGCTCCGGGTGCTCGGCTGCGACGGCGCGGCGATCGAGTTGCACGGCGATGCCAGGGGACGGCTGGAGAACATCGAGATCGACGGCGGCCGAGGCACGGGACTTTCGGTGGCCGAGGGCGCGCGGCCGTCGGTCAGCGGGCTCAGCGCACGCGGCATGACGGGCGCCGGGGTGAGCGTGGTCGGTGCGGCATTGGCGTTGACCGACAGCGAGATCAACGGTGCCGGCGCGGACGGTGTGCACGCCGGCGCGGGCGCTGACCTGTCGCTGCTGCGCTGCCGGGTGCAGGGCAGTGCCGGAATGGGTTGCCTGGTGGCCGAAGGCGCGTCCGGGTCCATTGTGGACTCGGAGTTCACCGGTGGCTCCGCCGACGGGATCCGGCTGGAGACCGAGGAAGCGGTCAAGGTATCCGGCTGCACCGTGCGGGACAACCACGGCAGCGGCGTGCGCCAGACCAGGCCGGGCACCGGCATCGAGGTCGTCGACCTGATCAGCAGCGGCAACCTGGCGGCGGACGCGGTCGGCACGGCGGCGACCGCCGACGTGCCCGCGCCCGCGGCGCAGGCTCCGCAGCGGCCCGAGCTGGGCTCGGACCCGTTGGTGGAGCTGGAAGGCCTGGTCGGGCTCGCCGGGGTGAAGAGCGAGGTGACCTCGCTGATCAACCTCAACAAGATGGCCAAGCGGCGGATGGACGCCGGATTGTCGGCGCCGCCGATGGCGCGGCACCTCGTGTTCGCGGGCGCGCCGGGCACCGGAAAGACCACGGTCGCGCGGATCTACGGGCAGATCCTCGCGCAACTCGGCGTGCTGCGTAAGGGACATCTCGTCGAGGTGGCGCGTGCCGACCTGGTCGCGCAGATCATCGGCGGCACGGCGATCAAGACCACCGAGGCGTTCACCACGGCGCTGGGCGGGGTGCTGTTCATCGACGAGGCGTACACGCTCAGCCAGGGTGGCGGCGGCACCGGGCCGGACTTCGGCCGCGAGGCGATCGACACGCTCGTCAAGCTGATGGAGGACCATCGCGACGACGTGGTCGTCATCGCCGCCGGGTACACAAAGGACATGGCGAAGTTCCTGGAATCCAACCCCGGTATGGAATCCCGGTTCAGCCGGACCATCGAGTTCGCGAACTACACGCCGGACGAGCTGGTCACCATCGTGCGCACGCAATGCGCCAAGCACGACTACCGGCTCGACGAGGGCGCAGGCGAGGCGTTGCTGCGGTACTTCGACGAAATACCCAAGGACGGCACGTTCGGCAATGGCCGGACGGCGCGCCGGGTGTTCGAGCGGATGACCGACCGGCAGGCGTCACGGCTCGCGATGGCGACCACGGCGGGCTCCGCGGACCTCACGCTGCTGACCACAGAGGACTTTCCCATGGGCGGCTGAGCGAGGCGTTCCGTACCAACGATTTCCACGGCGGGAGTGAAGATGCTGCAGGGTTTGGACGGGATCGTGGCGCGGCGGCACGGCCCGCACGTGGTGGTGAGCCGCGACGACGAGCCGGCGCCCGCGCTTCCGGTCGGCGGTATGCCGGGCAGGCTGTTCGTGCTGGTCACCCCGGGCGCGCGCGAGCTGCTCGGTGACACGCTGCCCGCCGCGCTGCTGCCGTCCGGCCCGTTCACGGAACTCTGGCTCGCCGCGGACGAGACGCTGGCGCGCGGCCTGCGCGAGGAGCTCGGCGTGCCGGTGCTCACCCCACGCGGCGGGTTCATCGCCGAACCGGGCGCGGCGATGTTCGCCGAGGGTGGCTGGCGGCACGGGGAGACGGTGCACTTCCGTTTTCCCGTGCCTGCCTGGGAATCCGTGCTGCGTGGCGAGCAGGTGACCGGGGACGGCGTGGTCGCGTGGCAGATTCCGGCCGGACTGGTGGTGCGGACGGTCGCGTCCCCGGTGACGGACGCGCTGTCCGTGCCGGTGGACTACCGGTTCCCCAAGATCGTGGTCGGCGCGGGCGTCTCACCCGACGAGGTCGCGGAACTGCTGAGGCGGTTGCCACTCGGGCGGTTCGTCGTGGTGCCGGGCGTGCCCGGGGTGTCCACACAGGACTGGCAGGCTCGGCTGGCCGGGTTGCTGGAACGGGACATCGTGTTCAACGCGGTGTCGACTTATCGTCCATTCGCGACGGTGCTGCGGCAGCCGTTGGCGGGCGGGACGCAGGAAGTGCTCGACATCGCCGCCGCGCCACCAGGGTGGGCGCGGAGCGGTGAACGGCAGTATCGGCGCGGGTCCGTGCGGGCCGATGTGCTGCCGGGCGGGCTCGTGCTGAGCATGGGCGGGGCCGCGGCCGACGGGGAGGCGTTCGATCCGGCCGGGTGGACGTTGACCGTGGGCGGTGCCGGTGAGCTGGTGGACTTGCCGTTGCTGGAGGCCGCGGAACGGCTGCTGGACGGGCTCGACCCGGCGCGGCGCGCGGTGGTGCGGGTGCGCCTCGGCGGGGACGTCGACGAGCGTGGCCGGGAAGCGCTGGCCCGGTGCGGGGTTCGGTCGCTCCCGGCCCCAAGCCGGGATAAAGCGGGCTTTACATCGCGGGATAAAGCGGGCTTTATCCCGGAGGGGCGCGTCGCGGCGCCCGCGCCCGTGGTCGAGCCAGAGCCCGTAGTGGTGGCGCCGGTCGTTGTGGCTGAGCCTGCGGTCGTCGCCGAGCCCGAGCTTGAGGTGGCGCCGGTTGTCGTGGTTGAGCCCGCGATCGTTGTCGAGCCTGTGGCTGAGCCCGCGGTCGTTGCCGAGCCCGTGGCTGAGCCTGCGGCTGTTGTCGAGGCCGAGGTTGTTGTGCCGGTGGTGGAGCCGGTGTTGCCGGATCTGTCGTTCGCTCCGCCGCCGATCATGACGATGTCGGGTGCGCCGGTGTCCACTGTGTCCGGTCCGCCGGAGCCGGTGGAACCCGAGCCGATCGAGGTGTTCGAGCCGGAACCGCTCGTCGCCGAGGAACCCGAGCCTGAGCCGGAACCCGAGGCCGTCGAGCCGGAACCCGAGCCGGAAATCCCTGTCGCGGAAGAGGTTCCGGTCGTCGAGCACGGCCCGCTCGTCATCGCCGACCGTCCGAGCACCGCCGCCGAGCAGACCCGGTTCACCGCCGCGGCAGGCGAAGTCTTCGGCGAGGCGCTGGCCACGGTGAACGCGGCGCTGGCGACGTGGCCGTCCATGCGGTACAGCGGCGAGGCCGAGCTGAAAGCGGACTACGTGGCCGTCTGCCTGTATCTCGGACGCGGCGAGGCGGGCACGGCCGAGCTCAACGACGAGGTGCGCGGCGGGCGGACCGGGGGTGTCGACGCGCTGGTGCCGTGCCTGGTGTCGGGGATCAGGCGGTTGCCGACGCATCGGCGTGCCGTGCTGCGGCAGGGCAGGCTGGGTGAGGCGATCGAGCAGCGCAGCACGCCGGGGACGGTGCTCACCGAGCCCGGATTCCTGACCGCGAGCATCGATCTCGCGGTGACCGTTCCCGACGCGGACCTCGACGTGCTGATCTGGCCGTGCTCGGCGCGGCGCACCTCCGACCTGCTGATGAATCGTCCGGTGGACGAGGCGATCTTCGTCGCGGGCGCGCGGTTCAAGGCGCTCGCCGTCCGCACGGCCGACGACGAGGAGCCGCCGGAGGAGGACGTGCCGGTGGCGCCCAAGGTGGCGGTGCTGTTCCGCGAACTCGCGCCTGGCGAGACCCCGACCGGCGACGAACTCGACGATCGCGACCTCGCCGTGCTGGCCAAGCTGGACCGGGTGCTCGCTCGTCGTCGCGGTGGCGAACTGCGGCTCGTCGACGATCCCGACCTCATCACCCGCCTCAGCACCTCGATGCTGGAATGGCACGAGCCGGCCACGGTGACGGCGGCGGCGTCGTGACCGCGCGGGCCGTGCCGCTCCTGCTGGCCGGATCGTTGCTCTTCGCCACGCCGGCGTGGGCGCAGTCCGGGCCCGCGAAGCTGCCGAACAAACAAGAAGCTTGCCTGCAAGCACCGCAGGGCATGGCGTCGGCCGTCCCGTGGGCGCAGCAACAGCTTGCGCCGCAACGGGTTTGGCCGTTGACGCGCGGCGAAGGCGTGGTCGTCGCCGTGGTCGACACCGGCGTCGACGGCTCGATACCACAGCTGGCGGGCGGCAAGGTGCAGCGAGGCGTCGACCTGACGTCACCCGGCAACGGGCCCGCGGACAGCGACTGCTTCGGCCACGGCACCTTCCTGGCCGGGATCATCGCCGCCTCGGCGTCGCCGGACACCGGTTTCGCGGGCGTGGCACCGGGCGTGACCATCCTGCCGATCCGGTGCGCGACCTCGGGCGAGGCGGGCGCGTTGACGCCGGGCGGGATGGCGAAGGGTATCCGCCAGGCCGTCGACTCCGGCGCGAACGTGATCAACATTTCGGCCAGCACCACGCTGCAGGACGGCGACCTCGCCGCCGCCGTGCGCTACGCGGTCGAACGCGACGTCGTCGTGGTCGCCTCGGCCGCCAACGGCGCCAAGGACGGCGACCCCGTCACCTACCCGGCGTCGTATCCCGGCGTGATCGCGGTCGGCGCGGTCGACGTCAACGGCCAGCGCGCCGACTTCTCGCAGACGGGGCCGTACCTGTCGCTGATGGCGCCCGGCGTCGACGTGATCAGCGTCGGCCCCAAGGGCGCAGGCCACTGGCAGGGCAGCGGCACCAGCTACGCGGCGCCGTTCGTGACCGCCGCGGCCGCGCTCGTGCGCGCGTACCGGCCGTCGCTGACCGCGGCCCAGATCAAGCATCGCCTCGAAGTCACGGCCAATCACCCGCCGGTGGCCATGCCGCACCCCGCGGTCGGCTGGGGCACTGTCAACCTGCTCGCCGCCGTCACCACGGAACTCGCCGAGGAGGGCACGGCCGCCGCAGGCGCCCCGATCGCCCCACCCGCGGCCCGCGCGCCGATCGTTGCCCCGCCCGACGACCTCGGCCCGCTCCTGGCGGTGCTCGGCATCCTGGGCGCGGCCGTCTTCGCGTTCGCGCTGGTCACGACCACCCGCCTCGTCCGCGCCGCCCGCCGACGCAGCTGGACCCGCGCCCGCGTGATCGAACTCTCCGACTAAGACCTCGTGAGCGTTCCGACCGGTTCTAACCGCCCGCAACGCTCACGACCAAGGTTTCCCCAGGTCAGGGGTCGTGAGTGGTACGGCCGGTTCTAACCGGCCTAAACACTCACGACCCCAGCCCCATGCCGAGCTTGCGTACCCGACGGGTCGGCACGCGTGCCTGAGAGGTCGGCACGCTGCCGACGGTCCGGGTACGCGAGCCGACTCCCCAGGCACGCGAGCCGACCGTTCGGGTACGGCGAACCCAGGGTTCCCGGGGCCAGGGGTCGTGAGTGGTACGGCCGGTTCTAACCGGCCATACCACTCACGACCCCTGGTCTTTAGTCGGTGAGGGGGGTTTGGACCAGGCGGACCGAGCGGCGGCGGTTGATGAACTGGGCTCGGCCAGGGGGCAGGGTGCGGGGCTTGAGGCTCCCGAGGAAGGCGCCTTCCGTCTTGGGGCAGGACAGGAGCAGGGCCGGGGTGCCGAGTTCCCACATGCGGCGGATGGCCGGGTTCATCATCGAGCGGCTCGCGCCCGCCGTGCTGCGGGCGATGATCACGTGGACGCCGACGTCCGCCGCCTGGGGGAGGATGTTCATCAACGGCGCCAAGGGGCCCGCGGTGCCGGACGACTCGGCGAGCTCGAAGTCGTCGATGATGATGTAGAGACGGCCGCCCTTCCACCAGTCGCGCTTGGGGAGCCGGTCCGGCGTGATCTCCGGGCCGGGGATGCGCTTCTCGAGCACCGGGGCCGCGCCCGCGATCGACTTGGTGAGCGCCTCGACGCCGACCGCGTATTCGAGCTGGTGCGAGGACGGGATCGAGTCGTGCAGCTCGCGGCGGAAGTCGCCGAACATCACGCGGGCCTCGTCGGACGAGTGGTGCGCGACCACGGAGCGGGCGATGTGGCGCAACAGGTTCGTCTTGCCCGTCTCGGCGTCGCCGTAGATCAACAGGTGCGGTGACGCGTCGAAGTCGTGCCATTGCGGTGCCAGCTCGACGTCCTCGATGCCCAGGGGGACGCGCATTTCCGCCGAGGGAGACGGCGCCGTCGGGCCGGGCAGTTCGCGCGCGGTGAGCACGTGCGGCAGCAGCCGGACCTTCGGCGCGACGGGCGCGCCCGGCAACGCCAACGCCTCGGACAGCTCGACGGTCGCGTCGGCGAGGTCGTCGGTGTCGGACGAGCCGTCGATGCGGGGGAGCGCGGCCAGGAAGTGCAGCTTGTCCGGCGTGATGCCGCGGCCGGGGATCGGCGGCACGGTCGCCGCCACCCGCGAGTGGACCTCGGAGTCGACCGGGTCGCCCAGCTTCAGCTCGAACCTGGTGCCGAGCACGTCACGCAGCCACGGCCGCATCTCCGACCAGCGGTTGGTCGCGATCACCAGGTGGATGCCGAAACTCAAGCCCCGCGCCGCCAGCTCGGTGAACCGCTCCTCCAGCTCCTCGAAGTCCTGCCGGATCGTGTACCAGCCGTCGACCACCAGGAACACGTCGCCGTACGGGTCGAGATCGACGTACTGTCCCTGCCTGCGCGCACGCCGGTAGCTCGCCATCGAGTCGACGTTGTGCTCGGCGAAGATGGCTTCACGCCGGGCCATCAGGTTCGTCACTTCGAGCACGGTCCGCGTGACGCGGTCGCGGTCGAGGCGGTGCGCGATGCTGCCGACGTGCGGCAGTTTCGCCAAAGCGGTGAGCGTGCCGCCGAAGTCGAGGCAGTAGAACTGGACCTCGGCCGCGGTGTGGGTGAGCGCGAGCCCGGCGATGAGCGTGCGCAGCAGGGTGCTCTTGCCGCTCTGCGGCCCGCCGACGACGGCCGCGTTGCCCTTGGCGCCGGACAGGTCCGCCAGCAGCAGTTCACGCTTTTGCTGCGCGGGCAGGTCGATCAGGCCGACCGGGACGGTCAGGTTCGCCGTGTGCAGGTCGCCGACCGGGCGCGGCCCGAGCGCCGGGTGGTCGACCAGCGGCGGGAGCAGCTGGTCGAGGGTGGCCGACTGCTTCAACGGCGGCAGCCACACCTGGTGCGCGCGCGGGCCCGCGTGCTTCAACCGTCCAATGAGGACGTCGAGCATGGTCTCGATCGCTTCCTGTGCTTCGGAAACAACCGGTTCGGGCTCAGGCAACTCGACCGCGGGCGGTTCGATGTAGGCCGTGCCGAACGGGACCACGTGCTGCTCGACCGAGTCGAGCCCGGTCTGCCGCCGCTTCGCCCGGTACGGCGCCGACGAGTACGCGCCCTTGAACCGCACCAGCGTCTGCGTGTCCGGCCGCAGATAACCGTTGCCGGGGCTGTTCGGCAGCTCGTACGCGTCCGGCACGCCGATCACACTCCGGCTTTCCATCGCGGAGAACGTGCGCAGACTGATCTTGTACGAAAGGTGCGTCTCGATCTTGTGGATCCGGCCCTCGTCGAGCCGCTGCGACGCGAGCAGCAGGTGGACGCCCAGTGATCGCCCGAGCCGTCCGATCATCGCGAACACGTCGATGAACTCCGGCTTGCTCGACAGCATTTCGCTGAACTCGTCGACGACGATGAACAGCGCGGGCATCGGCTCCAGCGGCACGCCCTGCGCCCGCGCGGCCTCGTAATCCCGGCGCGACGCGTAGTTCCCCGCGGCGCGCAGGTGTTCCTGACGCCGGTTCAGCTCGCCGGTCAGCGCGTCCTGCATGCGGTCGACCAGTTCCAGTTCGTCGGCGAGGTTCGTGATGACCGCCGAGGTGTGCGGCAGCTGGTCGAAGCCGAGGAACGCCGCGCCACCCTTGAAGTCGACGAGTACGAAGTTGAGGTCCTCAGAGGAATGCGTGGTCGCCAGCGCCAGCACCAGCGTCCGCAGCAGCTCGCTCTTGCCGGACCCGGTCGCGCCGATGCACAGCCCGTGCGGGCCCATGCCGTCCTCGGCGGCCTCCTTGATGTCCAGCTCCAGCGGCGCGCCCGCGCCCGCGATGCCGATCGGCACGCGCAGCCTGCGCTTGCTGGTCATCCGCTCACGCCGGTACTTGACCGGCTCGAACGTCGCGACGTCGCCGAGCCCGAGCAGCGCGGCGAGGTCGTAGTCGGCGGCCATCGGCTCGTCGTCCTCGACCGCCTCGCCGACGCGGAACCGGGCCATCGTCCTGGCCAGCGCCGCCGCGGCGATCTCGCTGAGCTGATCGGGGCGGCACAGTGGACTCGTGCGCGGCTTCCCGAGCCGGTCGAAGGTGACCGTGCGTGCCTGCTCGGCGTCGACTTCGAGGAACAGCACACCGGGCCGTTGCTGCCACGGCAGCGAACCGGACACGTCGAGCACCACGGCGTTGCGATAGCCCTCGTCGGCGACGCGGTGGTCCTCGGCCACCTGCACGCCGTCGAGCACCAGGATGACGAACGGCTCCGACGCGGTGATCGGCGTGTCCGACTCGAAGCGCGGGCGCCCGGTGAACGCCGGCCCGCCGAGCAGCAGCTCGATCTCGGAGACCCCGTCGGTGACCAGGCGCCGCGTGCCCGCGGCGTCACGGCTTTCGAGATCTTGGTTGTGCGGCAACCACTTCAGCCAGTC encodes:
- the eccCa gene encoding type VII secretion protein EccCa; its protein translation is MSTILFARRARRPKPSAPNSEIEIQEPPAVPEDSGGGLSSVLMYAPMGLGSMAMVMMFVRPGSGMMSYIGGGMMVLSVIGMLIAQLMRSSVTHKQKLHGHRRDYIRYLSQLRGRVRKSLAAQQTAARWIHPDPRALWSIALGYRLWERRPAHEDFGEVRIGLGVQRSSLKLLPPDTKPIEDLEPLAAHALRRFLRAYSTLPNAPIAVYLRGFGQIQFSGDDDAVLGLTRAILAQFATAHAPGDVRIAVCVDPERAHRWDWLKWLPHNQDLESRDAAGTRRLVTDGVSEIELLLGGPAFTGRPRFESDTPITASEPFVILVLDGVQVAEDHRVADEGYRNAVVLDVSGSLPWQQRPGVLFLEVDAEQARTVTFDRLGKPRTSPLCRPDQLSEIAAAALARTMARFRVGEAVEDDEPMAADYDLAALLGLGDVATFEPVKYRRERMTSKRRLRVPIGIAGAGAPLELDIKEAAEDGMGPHGLCIGATGSGKSELLRTLVLALATTHSSEDLNFVLVDFKGGAAFLGFDQLPHTSAVITNLADELELVDRMQDALTGELNRRQEHLRAAGNYASRRDYEAARAQGVPLEPMPALFIVVDEFSEMLSSKPEFIDVFAMIGRLGRSLGVHLLLASQRLDEGRIHKIETHLSYKISLRTFSAMESRSVIGVPDAYELPNSPGNGYLRPDTQTLVRFKGAYSSAPYRAKRRQTGLDSVEQHVVPFGTAYIEPPAVELPEPEPVVSEAQEAIETMLDVLIGRLKHAGPRAHQVWLPPLKQSATLDQLLPPLVDHPALGPRPVGDLHTANLTVPVGLIDLPAQQKRELLLADLSGAKGNAAVVGGPQSGKSTLLRTLIAGLALTHTAAEVQFYCLDFGGTLTALAKLPHVGSIAHRLDRDRVTRTVLEVTNLMARREAIFAEHNVDSMASYRRARRQGQYVDLDPYGDVFLVVDGWYTIRQDFEELEERFTELAARGLSFGIHLVIATNRWSEMRPWLRDVLGTRFELKLGDPVDSEVHSRVAATVPPIPGRGITPDKLHFLAALPRIDGSSDTDDLADATVELSEALALPGAPVAPKVRLLPHVLTARELPGPTAPSPSAEMRVPLGIEDVELAPQWHDFDASPHLLIYGDAETGKTNLLRHIARSVVAHHSSDEARVMFGDFRRELHDSIPSSHQLEYAVGVEALTKSIAGAAPVLEKRIPGPEITPDRLPKRDWWKGGRLYIIIDDFELAESSGTAGPLAPLMNILPQAADVGVHVIIARSTAGASRSMMNPAIRRMWELGTPALLLSCPKTEGAFLGSLKPRTLPPGRAQFINRRRSVRLVQTPLTD
- the mycP gene encoding type VII secretion-associated serine protease mycosin, yielding MARAGHGDGGGVVTARAVPLLLAGSLLFATPAWAQSGPAKLPNKQEACLQAPQGMASAVPWAQQQLAPQRVWPLTRGEGVVVAVVDTGVDGSIPQLAGGKVQRGVDLTSPGNGPADSDCFGHGTFLAGIIAASASPDTGFAGVAPGVTILPIRCATSGEAGALTPGGMAKGIRQAVDSGANVINISASTTLQDGDLAAAVRYAVERDVVVVASAANGAKDGDPVTYPASYPGVIAVGAVDVNGQRADFSQTGPYLSLMAPGVDVISVGPKGAGHWQGSGTSYAAPFVTAAAALVRAYRPSLTAAQIKHRLEVTANHPPVAMPHPAVGWGTVNLLAAVTTELAEEGTAAAGAPIAPPAARAPIVAPPDDLGPLLAVLGILGAAVFAFALVTTTRLVRAARRRSWTRARVIELSD
- a CDS encoding AAA family ATPase, which codes for MARQLTGRQDELAALRWDGSTPALKVVSGAAGSGKTAVLEQLRRDLADRGFVVIEMDGAAERPEWDAFGAHLLLDAIRGRFEELGTGLVAAIDAVGKLCTEESYSSHWRRFCLLNAFSALFTTIRATAPIAVLVDDAHLLGQPIAALTPARRAGHFVVAACHDGPSELSERADEVVDLNSLADPAVDTLLRQLAGTPVDPVLPRVLQEALGRLYGNPGTLVSTMADLRARDRLVTVQGRLCLRAPAEPVRLPDAHPLMVELDRCGDAGRELVALASSTVGCRVDDIPMLAAATGRAPLAYGRAADRLVLAGVLESESTGRLRSRCRALAADPGDLHRLIAESLLSAGRHGPVTAGHIAAAGRTMPPRPELLEVLQDKQSKPFAAVAHAYAAWWHSRDRDLQAELIRLLIRAGDYPRLAQVVEESLDQADEKLAVAAALVSIHSGQPMSVGVEKAIEGTPQLAFCRRWFAGEEIRLDEVVACFAPDAVLADRDLEAFCASRELGTVFSALLGPDYRVPDSGPLAAYHRVCREYAGTDWSSAMSAARELELDPHADAGAKRYSRMLASEMADWRGEERQAESWRVSGAYPALRDLPTRLNEVVACLSDGDVATLTEAYETARAIGAARLIAETKRALTRFGAAPPVTRARTDELSELQHRIIELIRLGRTNRQIAVAVRISEKTVEKHLTRLFAKAGCRTRHGLATSGLGGRLEPVSA
- a CDS encoding right-handed parallel beta-helix repeat-containing protein, which translates into the protein MSQNVIMVTQTPGQGHRSVGEALAVASDGAVIVVGPGRYTENLVLTKAVTITAEDGPGTVQLVADTGVTVALASGSAALSGLTVVASDSDSPAVLVVGGQLGITECVVRASSWATVFARDAGTVLMRDCEIRNAVGAGVVVTATEGGVLDACRLEELGTSAVVVADDGALLMRACSVRGAAGNGICLNGRGKLTVEDTNVSGAGKPAVAVEQQASLSATRLAVTKTSAIGFYLASSGTVVLQECQVQTAAAEGIFVAESCAPQLTGCQVRGTRGRGLHFAGRAGGSVTGCDVSEVDGIGIGVTERSVTEFDRTTVAGCTGAGVRVDTASDPFFRRLRVLGCDGAAIELHGDARGRLENIEIDGGRGTGLSVAEGARPSVSGLSARGMTGAGVSVVGAALALTDSEINGAGADGVHAGAGADLSLLRCRVQGSAGMGCLVAEGASGSIVDSEFTGGSADGIRLETEEAVKVSGCTVRDNHGSGVRQTRPGTGIEVVDLISSGNLAADAVGTAATADVPAPAAQAPQRPELGSDPLVELEGLVGLAGVKSEVTSLINLNKMAKRRMDAGLSAPPMARHLVFAGAPGTGKTTVARIYGQILAQLGVLRKGHLVEVARADLVAQIIGGTAIKTTEAFTTALGGVLFIDEAYTLSQGGGGTGPDFGREAIDTLVKLMEDHRDDVVVIAAGYTKDMAKFLESNPGMESRFSRTIEFANYTPDELVTIVRTQCAKHDYRLDEGAGEALLRYFDEIPKDGTFGNGRTARRVFERMTDRQASRLAMATTAGSADLTLLTTEDFPMGG